One genomic region from Mauremys reevesii isolate NIE-2019 linkage group 7, ASM1616193v1, whole genome shotgun sequence encodes:
- the OGN gene encoding mimecan: protein MTTLQTIFFLFFIAPLVKLVPPIQQESLSLYEYDTDIFEELFKQDYEDKSQDAIKKKGKDGMIVSPDSNIQLELQRDESVPKVRPTKDTNLPTCLLCVCLSGSVYCEEIDIIAIPPLPKETAYLYARFNKIKRVAVSDFADIPTLRRIDLTGNMIDEIEDGAFSKLLLLEELSLAENKLMKLPVLPPKLITFNANYNRIKSRGIKANAFKKQTNLSYLYLAHNTLESVPLNLPESLRVLHLQFNNITSITDDTFCKSNNTRYIRSRMDEIRMEGNPIILAKHPNAFSCLKTLPVGAYY, encoded by the exons ATGACGACTTTGcagaccattttttttttatttttcattgcgCCTTTGGTGAAGTTAGTACCACCAATTCAACAAGAGTCACTCAGTCTTTATGAGTATGATACAGACATTTTTGAAGAACTGTTTAAACAAGATTATGAAGACAAATCCCAGGATGCAATAAAGAAAAAG GGAAAAGATGGCATGATTGTTTCTCCTGACTCTAACATACAGCTGGAACTGCAGAGAGATGAGAGTGTACCTAAAGTACGACCAACCAAAGATACAA ATTTGCCCACTtgtctgctgtgtgtgtgtttaagtgGATCGGTATACTGTGAAGAAATTGATATTATTGCTATTCCCCCTCTGCCAAAGGAAACAGCCTATCTTTACGCACGATTCAACAAAATAAAGAGAGTGGCAGTCTCAGATTTTGCTGATATTC CTACGTTAAGAAGAATTGATTTAACTGGAAATATGATAGACGAAATTGAAGATGGTGCCTTTTCAAAGCTTCTGTTATTAGAAGAACTTTCACTTGCTGAAAATAAATTGATGAAACTTCCAGTTCTGCCCCCCAAGCTAATTACATTTAATGCAAACTACAACAGAATTAAGAGCAGAGGAATCAAAGCAAATGCTTTCAAG AAGCAGACCAATTTGTCATATCTCTATCTAGCACACAACACACTGGAATCTGTACCTCTTAACTTACCAGAGAGTCTGCGTGTTCTGCACCTTCAG TTTAACAACATAACCTCAATCACAGATGACACATTCTGCAAATCCAACAACACGCGTTATATCCGTTCGCGTATGGATGAGATAAGAATGGAAGGCAACCCAATCATCTTGGCAAAGCATCCTAATGCTTTTTCTTGCTTGAAAACATTGCCTGTAGGAGCATATTATTAA